From Segatella copri, the proteins below share one genomic window:
- a CDS encoding nitroreductase family protein: MENEVLKAIKERRSIRRFKADQITDEELKTVLEAGTWAATGHGTQEPFIIAVQNPEICAQLRKMNAEIMGVESDPYYGAPTIVIVLAPESNVNGVKDGSLILGNMMLAAHSIGLASCWINREDGMFASEEGKKLMKDWNLPEGLMGVGALALGYASAHPHTVKPRKEDYYRIIK; the protein is encoded by the coding sequence ATGGAAAATGAAGTTTTGAAAGCCATTAAGGAGAGAAGAAGTATTCGTCGCTTCAAGGCAGATCAAATTACCGACGAAGAGTTGAAGACGGTATTGGAAGCCGGCACATGGGCAGCAACAGGTCATGGAACCCAGGAGCCTTTCATCATTGCCGTTCAGAATCCTGAGATTTGCGCCCAGCTTCGCAAGATGAACGCAGAAATCATGGGTGTAGAAAGCGATCCTTACTATGGAGCGCCAACCATCGTTATCGTTCTGGCACCAGAAAGCAACGTTAACGGTGTGAAAGATGGCAGCCTTATCTTAGGAAATATGATGCTTGCTGCCCACTCTATCGGTCTTGCATCATGCTGGATTAACCGTGAAGACGGCATGTTTGCATCAGAAGAAGGCAAGAAGCTGATGAAGGACTGGAATCTTCCAGAAGGTTTGATGGGAGTAGGAGCCTTAGCCTTGGGTTATGCTTCTGCGCATCCTCATACCGTAAAACCAAGAAAAGAGGATTACTACCGCATTATCAAATAA
- a CDS encoding MalY/PatB family protein — MKYNFDEIIERRGTNSYKWDLVKEDGVIPMWVADMDFQTAPCIIEALQKRVTHGIFGYTLVPDSYYEAIISWFSRRHQWKIEKDWILYTSGVVPAISCCLKAICMPGEKVLVQTPVYNCFFSCITNSGCEVVENELKRVGNCTYEIDFEDFERKCADEKTTAFILCNPHNPAGRVWKKEELERMNDICLKYGVKVIADEIHCELIMPGYQYTPFASISEACRDNCVVLNSPSKSFNIAGLQIANIICPDATLRRRINRAININEVCDVNPFGVIALQAAYNEGEEWLDELNQYLYENYQAVKEFFNTELPQVRVTRLEGTYLVWLDILPFELSSDEAYEKLMNDGKVFVNSGTMYGRKAGQGYLRLNIACPRKTLMQGLIRIARVLSQYMDEEDLSGCPA, encoded by the coding sequence ATGAAATACAATTTTGATGAAATCATCGAACGTCGTGGAACCAACTCATACAAATGGGATTTGGTGAAGGAAGACGGCGTTATTCCGATGTGGGTAGCAGATATGGACTTCCAGACAGCTCCCTGCATCATCGAAGCCCTGCAGAAGCGTGTAACTCATGGCATCTTCGGCTATACCCTCGTACCTGATTCTTATTACGAGGCTATCATCAGCTGGTTCTCCCGCCGCCACCAGTGGAAGATAGAGAAAGACTGGATTCTCTATACTTCAGGCGTTGTACCAGCCATTTCTTGCTGTCTGAAAGCCATCTGCATGCCTGGCGAAAAGGTATTGGTACAGACACCTGTCTACAATTGCTTCTTCTCCTGCATTACAAACAGCGGCTGCGAAGTAGTAGAAAACGAACTGAAACGTGTGGGCAACTGCACTTATGAGATAGATTTCGAAGACTTCGAGCGTAAATGTGCCGATGAGAAGACCACAGCCTTCATCCTCTGCAATCCTCACAATCCAGCCGGAAGAGTGTGGAAGAAAGAGGAACTTGAGCGAATGAACGACATCTGTCTCAAGTACGGGGTAAAGGTCATCGCAGATGAAATTCATTGCGAGCTCATCATGCCAGGCTATCAGTATACTCCATTTGCCAGCATCAGCGAAGCTTGCCGTGACAACTGCGTAGTATTGAATTCTCCATCAAAGTCATTCAATATTGCAGGACTTCAGATAGCCAACATTATCTGTCCGGATGCAACATTGCGCCGCCGCATCAACCGCGCCATCAACATCAACGAGGTTTGTGACGTAAACCCATTCGGCGTTATCGCTCTCCAGGCAGCTTACAATGAGGGAGAAGAATGGTTAGATGAATTGAACCAATATCTCTACGAGAACTATCAGGCAGTAAAGGAATTCTTCAATACCGAATTGCCACAAGTTCGCGTTACCCGCCTTGAAGGCACCTACCTGGTATGGCTCGATATCCTGCCATTCGAACTGTCAAGCGACGAGGCTTATGAAAAGCTGATGAACGATGGCAAGGTATTCGTCAACAGTGGTACGATGTATGGCAGAAAGGCTGGTCAGGGCTACCTGCGCCTCAACATCGCCTGTCCTCGCAAGACCCTGATGCAGGGCCTGATCCGCATTGCTCGGGTTCTCAGCCAGTATATGGATGAAGAGGATTTAAGCGGATGCCCTGCATAA